The Paenibacillus sp. MBLB1832 genome has a window encoding:
- a CDS encoding stalk domain-containing protein: MKRSYKMKMALIVVLAASSLLLSYPGLEVSAAGGSSATDPANAAIQYLNGVRSQMGIPVMSLDAKLTKASSNHANYLLANDENGHSETSGKQGYTGEWPWDRASAVGFDTESFGVFEDVSFNTDSPEAGVQSLLDAPLHRSSLILPDMTLLGVGYNNHAIVMNPAKKWYTHSGVGKYPYDGQTGVPIGFYGFEMPNPLEQLHLSQSGYFITYAGVAQEKTSISASLINSSNQPVDILTLKQELGDTNAWHMIPKNVLTYGETYTVTVEGETWSFTTMQNPNAPKQDPVTSPVKTDLPKQFNSNDVGIRLNGTIITLSPKAKIINGSTMIPLRGVFEKMGASVTWDGTRKEITITKGARTIVLTIGISQAWMNGSWHSLSVAPFLSAEGSTYVPLRFVSEALGAEIAWESEKWTAVITQHE, translated from the coding sequence ATGAAACGTTCATATAAGATGAAAATGGCACTGATAGTCGTGCTCGCTGCAAGCTCACTTCTACTAAGTTACCCTGGCCTCGAGGTTTCGGCGGCTGGAGGTTCGTCAGCCACGGATCCTGCTAATGCCGCCATTCAATATTTGAATGGGGTACGTTCGCAGATGGGCATTCCAGTCATGTCGTTAGATGCGAAACTAACGAAAGCTTCTAGCAATCATGCGAATTATCTCCTCGCAAACGACGAGAACGGTCACTCAGAAACATCAGGCAAGCAAGGGTACACAGGTGAATGGCCATGGGATCGGGCGTCAGCTGTAGGGTTTGATACGGAATCGTTCGGAGTCTTCGAGGATGTCTCATTCAATACGGATTCGCCAGAAGCTGGCGTTCAGTCGCTTTTAGATGCGCCGCTGCATCGATCAAGTTTAATTTTGCCGGATATGACGCTATTAGGTGTTGGGTATAACAATCACGCGATCGTAATGAATCCTGCTAAAAAATGGTACACGCACTCAGGAGTCGGGAAGTATCCGTATGATGGGCAAACAGGGGTTCCAATTGGGTTTTACGGTTTTGAAATGCCGAATCCGCTGGAGCAGCTTCATTTGTCGCAATCAGGCTATTTTATTACGTACGCGGGCGTCGCTCAAGAGAAAACCTCGATTTCGGCGTCCTTAATAAATTCAAGTAATCAACCTGTCGATATTCTAACGTTGAAACAAGAACTGGGCGATACGAATGCCTGGCATATGATCCCGAAAAACGTGCTCACCTACGGTGAAACCTATACCGTTACGGTCGAAGGAGAGACGTGGTCGTTCACAACCATGCAGAACCCGAATGCACCTAAACAAGACCCTGTAACGAGTCCTGTAAAAACGGACCTGCCCAAACAATTCAACAGTAATGACGTGGGAATTCGATTGAATGGCACGATCATTACGCTCTCGCCAAAAGCGAAAATCATAAACGGCAGCACGATGATTCCGCTTCGCGGTGTGTTCGAGAAGATGGGAGCCTCTGTCACTTGGGATGGAACACGGAAGGAAATTACCATTACTAAGGGGGCGCGAACAATTGTTCTGACGATTGGGATTAGCCAAGCTTGGATGAATGGCAGCTGGCACAGCTTGTCAGTAGCGCCATTCCTATCGGCCGAAGGTTCTACCTACGTGCCGCTTCGCTTCGTTAGTGAGGCATTGGGGGCGGAAATCGCGTGGGAAAGCGAGAAATGGACGGCGGTTATAACACAACACGAGTAA
- a CDS encoding polysaccharide deacetylase family protein: protein MPVYMLLMVLLMGSLSPAQQQERAVNDVCTVQSATAAKQPPIDTSVIHYTNKALFLTYHHLDEQESYITITPAKFKQHLQVLKDKHYNVIPIEDYVCFHNHRKTLPPNAVVITFDDGYRSFYEKAYPLLKKTGYPATNFLIINDVNSDYPSLPFLSWEQILEMKRDGFSFYSHSYDLHQKKRDEAGNLVPPLTNRLYLANQSRAETEEERKARVREDLLVGEAYLKAKLHNQLSLFCFPMGEYNQTTLNEARVLGFSLFFTTKEGINTGSSDEIMRISVGMPYVSAELFARKLQQYDLK from the coding sequence GTGCCAGTTTACATGCTCCTCATGGTATTGCTCATGGGCAGTTTGTCTCCTGCACAGCAGCAGGAACGAGCGGTAAACGATGTTTGTACCGTACAATCGGCAACTGCGGCCAAGCAGCCTCCGATCGACACGTCCGTCATTCATTACACGAATAAAGCACTATTCTTGACCTATCATCATCTGGACGAACAGGAATCGTACATTACGATTACACCAGCGAAGTTTAAACAGCACCTACAGGTGTTAAAAGACAAACATTATAACGTAATCCCCATTGAGGATTATGTTTGCTTTCATAACCATCGGAAAACGTTGCCGCCGAATGCGGTTGTTATTACGTTTGATGATGGCTATCGGTCCTTTTATGAAAAAGCATATCCGTTATTGAAAAAAACGGGCTATCCCGCGACCAATTTCTTAATAATTAACGACGTTAATTCTGATTATCCGTCCTTGCCGTTCCTGTCGTGGGAGCAGATCCTGGAAATGAAGCGAGATGGTTTTAGCTTTTACTCGCATAGTTATGATCTCCATCAGAAGAAGCGTGACGAAGCTGGCAATCTGGTCCCACCCCTAACAAATCGGCTTTATCTTGCTAATCAAAGCAGAGCGGAAACGGAAGAAGAACGGAAGGCACGCGTTCGGGAGGATTTGCTCGTTGGGGAAGCGTACTTGAAAGCGAAGCTTCATAATCAGCTTTCTTTGTTCTGTTTTCCAATGGGGGAATACAACCAGACGACGCTCAATGAGGCGAGAGTACTGGGGTTCTCGTTATTTTTCACGACCAAGGAAGGGATCAATACGGGGAGCAGCGATGAAATTATGCGCATAAGCGTTGGCATGCCTTACGTTTCAGCGGAACTTTTTGCTCGGAAATTACAACAATATGATCTCAAATAG
- a CDS encoding NAD(P)/FAD-dependent oxidoreductase, giving the protein MAKHILILGGGYGGLLTALTARKHLTAAEATITIINRFSTHQIITELHRLAGGTIKEKAVALPLQKLLGDKQVNIVVDNILEIKPNEKQVLTSSGAVHTYDQLVVALGSETNYFGIPGLEENSMILKSAHDANRIREHVEARLDAYKTSGNKADATIVVGGGGLTGVELVGEFADKLPEVCRSKGIDFNDVSIYCVEAGPAILPVFPKVLIERAVSSLEKRGVTFLTGVAITEATKNTVSLKSGQTIETNTIIWTGGVKGNAVVGSCGIAEDRGRATVTSTLQSTSHPDVFLAGDCAVVFPEGSERPFPPTAQLAWQMGETVGYNLAVALKGGVMDKFSPVFSGTLGSLGRKDGIGTIGGNNTQLKGLPATLMKEASNVRYLSHIHGLFALAY; this is encoded by the coding sequence ATGGCTAAACACATACTTATTTTGGGCGGCGGTTATGGCGGTCTCTTGACAGCTCTAACAGCTCGTAAACATTTGACGGCTGCAGAAGCCACAATTACAATCATTAATCGTTTTTCTACCCACCAAATTATTACGGAATTGCACCGCTTAGCTGGCGGTACGATCAAGGAGAAAGCCGTTGCTCTTCCGCTTCAGAAACTACTTGGCGACAAACAAGTTAACATTGTTGTTGACAATATCTTAGAAATTAAACCCAACGAGAAGCAAGTGTTAACGAGCAGCGGCGCAGTACATACGTATGATCAACTTGTCGTTGCACTTGGAAGTGAAACGAACTATTTTGGTATCCCTGGACTTGAAGAGAACAGCATGATTCTGAAATCAGCCCACGATGCGAACCGTATTCGCGAGCACGTTGAAGCTCGTCTAGATGCTTACAAAACTTCGGGTAACAAAGCTGATGCGACTATCGTAGTTGGCGGCGGCGGTCTGACAGGCGTTGAGCTAGTTGGTGAGTTTGCTGATAAATTGCCTGAAGTTTGCCGCAGTAAAGGGATTGATTTCAACGATGTTTCCATCTACTGCGTGGAAGCTGGCCCAGCGATTCTTCCTGTGTTCCCTAAAGTGCTGATCGAGCGTGCGGTATCGAGCTTAGAGAAACGCGGCGTGACATTCTTAACGGGTGTTGCCATTACGGAAGCTACGAAAAATACCGTTTCCTTGAAAAGTGGTCAAACAATCGAAACGAACACCATCATTTGGACTGGCGGCGTAAAAGGAAATGCAGTCGTTGGCTCTTGCGGAATTGCTGAAGATCGCGGTCGTGCTACTGTAACATCAACGCTTCAATCGACATCGCATCCTGATGTTTTCCTTGCTGGCGACTGTGCCGTTGTATTCCCAGAAGGCAGCGAAAGACCTTTCCCACCAACAGCCCAGCTTGCATGGCAAATGGGTGAAACGGTTGGTTACAACCTCGCTGTCGCGCTTAAAGGCGGCGTTATGGACAAGTTCTCCCCTGTGTTCTCAGGTACGCTGGGCAGCCTTGGCCGTAAAGACGGTATCGGAACAATTGGCGGTAACAACACGCAACTCAAAGGCTTACCTGCAACCTTAATGAAAGAAGCGAGCAACGTTCGTTACCTTTCCCATATTCATGGACTGTTCGCACTAGCTTACTAA
- a CDS encoding DUF1641 domain-containing protein gives MSQTTSVQEVPTTLAAQSKSLDVLDQLLKPEVQQSLTVLVDNLPKLAEMVTLLTKAYDFAQSVATDKVLINDFAQGIGEFVKPVQEKAKDITSAAIEASERSQADAGATIGLFGMLKMLKDPEVQKTLRFAQAFLNVLAERKN, from the coding sequence ATGTCACAAACAACTTCGGTTCAAGAAGTACCAACTACACTAGCTGCTCAGTCTAAATCTCTAGACGTTCTTGACCAATTATTAAAACCAGAGGTGCAGCAATCCCTCACGGTATTGGTAGATAATTTACCTAAATTGGCTGAAATGGTTACTTTGTTGACCAAAGCTTACGATTTCGCTCAAAGTGTTGCGACAGACAAAGTGTTGATCAACGATTTTGCTCAAGGGATTGGCGAGTTCGTTAAACCTGTACAGGAAAAAGCGAAAGACATTACATCCGCGGCAATTGAAGCAAGTGAGCGTTCACAAGCTGATGCTGGCGCAACGATCGGCCTTTTCGGCATGCTGAAAATGTTGAAAGACCCTGAAGTTCAGAAAACGCTCCGCTTTGCACAAGCATTCTTAAACGTACTTGCTGAACGTAAAAACTAA
- a CDS encoding YebC/PmpR family DNA-binding transcriptional regulator, whose product MGRKWNNIKEKKASKDANTSRIYAKFGLEIYVAARKGEPNPESNQALRFVLERAKTYNVPRAIIDRAIEKAKGGSEENYVELRYEGYGPAGSMIIVDTLTNNVNRTASTVRAAFSKNGGNMGVSGSVTYMFDQTAVFGIEGKSLDQVMEILLEADANVRDLTEEDEMVMVYAEPDQFQVVQDALKNAGITEFAVAELSMLAQNYITLADDAQVQFDKIINALEDLEDVQQVYHNVEEAE is encoded by the coding sequence ATGGGACGCAAGTGGAATAATATTAAAGAGAAAAAAGCTTCGAAAGATGCGAATACGAGTCGAATTTATGCCAAATTCGGTCTAGAAATTTATGTTGCTGCTCGCAAAGGCGAGCCGAATCCAGAATCAAACCAAGCGCTTCGCTTTGTTCTTGAGAGAGCTAAGACGTATAATGTGCCGCGTGCTATCATTGATCGTGCCATTGAGAAAGCGAAAGGCGGCTCGGAAGAAAATTACGTGGAGCTTCGTTACGAAGGGTATGGTCCAGCGGGTTCCATGATTATCGTGGATACGTTAACGAATAATGTGAATCGTACCGCTTCGACGGTGCGTGCTGCTTTTAGCAAAAATGGCGGAAATATGGGTGTCAGCGGTTCTGTTACGTACATGTTTGACCAAACAGCTGTATTCGGTATCGAAGGCAAGTCACTTGACCAAGTAATGGAGATTCTGCTGGAAGCGGATGCCAATGTGCGTGATTTGACGGAAGAGGACGAAATGGTGATGGTGTATGCGGAGCCAGATCAGTTCCAAGTCGTTCAAGACGCATTGAAAAATGCCGGAATCACAGAGTTTGCCGTAGCTGAGTTAAGCATGTTGGCTCAAAACTACATAACGCTCGCTGATGATGCGCAAGTGCAATTTGATAAAATTATTAATGCTTTAGAAGACCTTGAAGATGTGCAACAGGTCTATCATAACGTCGAGGAAGCGGAATGA
- a CDS encoding ABC transporter permease, translating into MNTTSIKPGAERQLKNHTSFSQSVRNSLTMAFRGILKIRRTPEQLFDVTLQPIIFTLMFTYIFGGAISGDVASYLPVIIPGILVQTVITTSIVTGVQLREDMDKGVFDRFKSLPIARIAPLAGALLADTIRYTIATVLTFSMGFIMGYRPEGGLGSVALAALLVIFCSWAISWIFAFFGVIARTASSVQGISMLVLFPLTFLSNAFVPVETMPNWLQWFVKLNPISHLVSAARQLANTGTVGWDLTISLIGAIVIVAIFAPITVVAYMRRT; encoded by the coding sequence ATGAATACGACATCTATTAAACCAGGCGCCGAGCGGCAGCTGAAAAATCACACAAGTTTCTCCCAATCCGTACGTAATTCCTTAACGATGGCCTTTCGCGGCATTCTCAAAATTCGCCGAACACCCGAACAATTATTTGATGTAACGCTGCAACCGATCATTTTTACACTAATGTTTACGTACATCTTCGGTGGTGCCATCTCGGGCGATGTCGCAAGCTATTTACCCGTCATTATTCCTGGTATTCTCGTTCAGACGGTGATCACTACGTCGATTGTCACTGGAGTCCAATTGCGAGAGGATATGGATAAAGGGGTCTTCGACCGATTCAAATCGCTGCCGATCGCGCGAATTGCGCCTCTAGCAGGCGCCTTGCTGGCAGACACCATTCGTTACACAATCGCAACGGTACTTACTTTTTCCATGGGCTTCATTATGGGTTATCGACCTGAAGGCGGGCTAGGAAGTGTTGCTCTCGCCGCGTTACTCGTCATTTTCTGCTCATGGGCGATCTCCTGGATCTTTGCGTTCTTCGGTGTCATTGCACGTACAGCTTCGAGTGTGCAAGGGATTTCCATGCTCGTATTGTTCCCTTTAACGTTCCTATCTAATGCGTTCGTACCTGTTGAAACAATGCCGAATTGGCTGCAATGGTTTGTCAAACTCAATCCGATTTCCCATCTCGTCTCAGCTGCTCGACAATTAGCGAATACAGGAACCGTCGGCTGGGATCTCACGATTTCCTTAATCGGAGCTATTGTCATCGTCGCGATTTTCGCACCAATCACAGTGGTCGCCTACATGCGCCGCACATAA
- a CDS encoding ATP-binding cassette domain-containing protein, whose product MEFKKENNTDWAVEARGLVKAFGENRAVDGVNLNVPTGSIYGVLGPNGAGKTTTINMLATLLRPDAGTAKIFGHDVVKESQIVRQLIGVTGQYASVDESLSATENLMIFSRLLGLSRAEAKKKTWDLLEEFGLTEAAKRPLKNFSGGMRRRLDLAASLIAQPPLIFLDEPTTGLDPRTRSQMWETIRRLVNTGSTILLTTQYLEEADQLADRVAVIDRGHVVAEGTVDELKGSVGTSSLHLHVQNTSDIAKASRLVEQVLKATANVSGGKITAPMTDADRVTDLLITLREAGIHLAELSVQKPTLDEVFLTITGHGAEEQTSGSEEFKSYQEARA is encoded by the coding sequence GTGGAATTCAAAAAGGAAAACAACACCGACTGGGCCGTTGAAGCTCGTGGTCTCGTCAAAGCATTTGGCGAGAATCGCGCGGTGGATGGCGTGAATTTGAACGTGCCTACGGGTTCGATTTACGGGGTGCTTGGTCCTAATGGTGCCGGCAAAACAACAACAATTAATATGCTGGCGACACTGCTGCGTCCTGATGCGGGGACAGCGAAGATTTTCGGGCATGATGTGGTGAAAGAATCACAGATTGTACGTCAATTAATTGGGGTTACTGGTCAATATGCCTCTGTCGATGAGTCGCTTAGCGCAACGGAAAATTTAATGATCTTCTCTCGCCTACTCGGCTTGAGCCGTGCGGAAGCTAAAAAGAAAACATGGGATCTGCTCGAAGAGTTCGGATTAACCGAAGCAGCCAAACGCCCACTGAAGAATTTCTCTGGCGGGATGCGTCGCCGTCTAGATTTGGCGGCAAGTCTCATCGCGCAGCCTCCCCTCATCTTCCTAGATGAGCCAACGACTGGCTTGGATCCGCGAACGCGTTCACAGATGTGGGAGACGATTCGCCGTCTGGTGAACACGGGATCGACGATCCTCCTGACCACGCAGTATCTCGAAGAAGCCGATCAATTAGCTGACCGTGTCGCCGTTATTGATCGCGGCCACGTTGTTGCGGAAGGAACGGTCGATGAGCTGAAAGGATCTGTCGGCACGTCCTCCCTACACTTGCACGTTCAGAATACATCGGATATCGCGAAAGCTAGCCGTTTAGTGGAGCAGGTGCTCAAGGCTACAGCGAATGTGTCCGGTGGCAAAATCACTGCTCCAATGACAGATGCGGATCGCGTCACGGATCTGCTCATTACCCTGCGCGAAGCAGGTATTCACCTGGCTGAATTAAGTGTGCAGAAGCCAACGCTTGATGAAGTATTTTTAACCATAACAGGTCACGGCGCTGAGGAACAAACTTCAGGTTCTGAAGAATTCAAATCCTATCAGGAGGCACGTGCATGA
- a CDS encoding polysaccharide deacetylase family protein — protein MRTILTFCICFFVFQSVGYAAPQKDRFYYETRGEVVWEVSTDEKVIALTFDDGPHPSQTPQILDLLKQYHAKATFFVVGNKIKLYPDVLKREVDEGHEIANHTYTHAFLSKRTNMKKEINKTDEIIYSVAGIRCHLFRPPGGFYNERLVNIVKQEGHKMIMWSWHLDPRDWSTPGVNKIVNKVLNNSSSGDIVLFHDYVEGKTQTIEALQEILPELEKRGYRFVTVSELLTYRKAVPAKKP, from the coding sequence ATGAGAACGATCCTAACTTTTTGTATTTGTTTTTTCGTATTTCAGTCTGTTGGTTACGCTGCTCCTCAAAAAGACCGGTTTTATTATGAAACGCGTGGAGAAGTCGTCTGGGAAGTATCTACCGATGAGAAAGTGATCGCCTTAACATTCGATGACGGACCTCATCCGAGTCAAACACCGCAGATCCTGGACTTGCTCAAACAGTATCATGCTAAAGCCACTTTTTTTGTGGTTGGGAATAAAATAAAACTGTATCCTGACGTGCTCAAACGAGAAGTAGACGAAGGACATGAGATAGCCAATCATACATATACCCATGCTTTTCTTTCTAAACGGACAAACATGAAAAAAGAAATTAATAAAACAGATGAAATCATTTACTCCGTCGCTGGGATTCGGTGTCATTTATTTCGTCCCCCTGGGGGCTTTTATAACGAGAGGTTAGTTAATATAGTCAAGCAAGAAGGACATAAAATGATCATGTGGTCATGGCATTTGGATCCGAGGGATTGGAGTACGCCAGGGGTTAATAAAATTGTAAATAAAGTTTTAAACAACTCGAGCAGCGGGGATATCGTACTGTTCCACGATTACGTGGAAGGTAAAACACAGACCATCGAGGCGCTACAAGAGATTTTGCCTGAATTGGAAAAGAGGGGGTATCGGTTTGTTACCGTCTCCGAGTTGTTAACCTATCGGAAGGCAGTCCCTGCTAAGAAACCGTGA
- a CDS encoding GerAB/ArcD/ProY family transporter produces the protein MELRISGTQLFWMIATMQVSMTILLTIKPAIMTAKQDSWISILGATLIGMFIAFVCTRINREYPGQTLVTYLPKIVGNWLGRFIIFIYGAFWYIVLAMVLRQYSDFIVSTILPRTPIMIPVFAMLLAAVYVTRIGIEGIARCSQILGPFLLIIITLTLLLSIRDIQLKRVLPFYVDSGWNVILQGALPTATFQGDCILLLILLAFISNPDQGTKPAVFGVALVGLLTCAATFVIVTVFGDNMAAAQTYPYFNLVRYISIYNFFQNLDAFLIPIWIIGVFMKVSLYFFVCTYGTAQVFKVTKWQRMLWVVVPIILLLSMVPRNYYDSSLFFPQKIAVPFLFPIHMLGVPLLLWIISWLKNKKKRTTHP, from the coding sequence ATGGAATTGCGAATTAGTGGAACACAATTATTTTGGATGATAGCCACCATGCAGGTCAGCATGACCATTCTGCTTACCATTAAACCCGCTATTATGACAGCTAAGCAAGATTCATGGATATCCATCTTAGGTGCGACTTTAATCGGCATGTTTATTGCCTTTGTGTGTACACGTATTAATCGTGAGTATCCTGGTCAAACCTTGGTTACTTATTTGCCAAAGATCGTAGGTAATTGGCTCGGCAGATTTATCATTTTCATCTATGGTGCCTTCTGGTATATCGTGCTTGCGATGGTATTACGACAATATTCGGATTTTATTGTTTCTACCATCCTTCCGCGAACACCAATCATGATTCCTGTATTCGCTATGCTCCTTGCAGCAGTCTATGTAACGCGAATTGGAATCGAAGGGATTGCAAGATGCAGTCAAATATTAGGTCCATTCCTATTGATTATAATAACCTTAACTTTGCTGCTGAGTATAAGAGATATACAGTTAAAGCGTGTTCTCCCCTTTTATGTCGATTCAGGGTGGAACGTAATTCTTCAAGGCGCTCTACCCACTGCTACATTTCAAGGAGACTGTATTCTGCTCCTCATCTTGCTAGCCTTCATTTCCAATCCTGATCAAGGGACAAAACCCGCTGTATTCGGGGTTGCACTTGTAGGATTACTCACTTGTGCAGCGACGTTCGTCATTGTGACTGTGTTTGGGGATAACATGGCCGCTGCACAAACCTATCCCTATTTCAACTTAGTTCGCTATATTTCTATTTACAACTTCTTTCAAAATTTAGATGCCTTCCTTATTCCGATATGGATTATTGGCGTTTTCATGAAAGTATCTCTATACTTTTTTGTATGTACGTACGGCACCGCGCAAGTATTTAAAGTGACGAAATGGCAGCGTATGCTTTGGGTCGTAGTCCCTATCATCTTACTCCTGTCCATGGTGCCGCGTAACTATTATGATAGCTCCTTATTTTTTCCGCAAAAAATCGCTGTTCCTTTCCTATTTCCCATACACATGCTTGGGGTTCCACTTCTTTTATGGATAATATCATGGCTAAAAAACAAGAAAAAACGCACTACTCACCCGTGA
- a CDS encoding Ger(x)C family spore germination protein yields the protein MRAFTMYHVLSISLVSCLLLILTGCWDRTEVNDVALITGAAIDKIDESSILLSVQIFIPRTASSGGMSGQSANVGNQASFVSSAKGANIADALSHIQEKLPRKLFWGHAEVFILSEEVAKDGIRDEVDYLMRAPQPRERAYMFVVKGKARQLLDAQSMLERNTAEVMREVAKSKLSLSVTLADLAQMLVDETGAAAIPWIELLPASSSRNNDKLPSPVIGSAIFKEGKMIGKIDEFTTKGVLWIKDEIKHAVITVNPTESFGTVSLRLLTSRTKLKPLIKDGKWSINIQIRAENNALQNSTSLKISQDPQAIKIVENSMNKDIEERIRVALNKVQKEMGADIFDFGGTFHRAYPKEWKLNKAHWGEIFTNLDVTINPHATIQRPGLTSIKDVELKEETGK from the coding sequence ATGAGGGCTTTTACAATGTACCATGTCCTCTCCATATCCCTTGTATCGTGCCTTCTCCTTATCCTCACTGGATGCTGGGATCGAACGGAGGTTAACGATGTAGCACTGATTACAGGGGCAGCCATTGACAAAATTGATGAGTCCTCTATTCTGTTATCAGTTCAAATATTTATCCCACGTACCGCCTCAAGTGGCGGGATGAGTGGACAGTCGGCGAACGTTGGTAATCAAGCATCCTTTGTTTCCTCTGCGAAGGGAGCAAACATTGCAGATGCCCTTTCCCACATCCAAGAGAAGCTACCAAGGAAACTTTTTTGGGGGCATGCTGAGGTGTTTATTTTAAGTGAAGAGGTTGCCAAGGATGGTATTCGTGATGAAGTCGACTATTTAATGCGTGCACCTCAACCTAGAGAGAGAGCCTACATGTTTGTTGTTAAAGGAAAAGCTCGCCAATTACTTGATGCACAATCCATGCTTGAAAGAAACACAGCAGAAGTTATGCGCGAAGTCGCGAAGAGTAAGCTTTCCCTCAGTGTGACATTAGCTGATTTAGCACAAATGCTTGTCGATGAAACTGGCGCCGCGGCAATTCCGTGGATTGAGCTATTGCCTGCATCCTCTAGTCGTAACAATGACAAACTACCTAGCCCCGTTATTGGCTCTGCGATTTTTAAGGAAGGTAAAATGATTGGTAAAATCGATGAGTTTACAACGAAGGGCGTCCTTTGGATCAAGGACGAAATTAAACATGCAGTTATTACTGTGAATCCAACGGAAAGCTTTGGCACCGTTTCTCTCCGACTTTTAACAAGTCGTACCAAACTAAAGCCACTCATTAAAGATGGTAAATGGTCCATAAACATCCAAATTCGAGCAGAAAATAACGCCCTTCAAAACTCAACTTCACTCAAAATAAGTCAGGACCCCCAAGCGATTAAAATTGTTGAAAACTCTATGAACAAGGATATTGAAGAACGCATCCGTGTCGCACTGAATAAAGTTCAGAAGGAAATGGGTGCAGATATTTTTGATTTCGGAGGGACGTTTCATCGAGCTTATCCTAAAGAATGGAAACTAAATAAGGCACATTGGGGCGAGATTTTCACTAATTTAGATGTAACCATTAACCCTCATGCCACGATACAACGCCCAGGGCTTACAAGTATTAAAGATGTTGAATTGAAGGAGGAAACAGGTAAATGA
- a CDS encoding GerAB/ArcD/ProY family transporter, producing MIEKGKISPQQMALIMHPTILSTAALIVPSITMRQAGSDMWISPILSSFVGYLTVYILYRLHTQFPSDTFVQYVPKILGKYVGLSISIMYLVAIFYSNSLTIREYGEFITGNFLNNTPMIIVVIAIISVCAYALYEGLEVIARSTQIMVPIAICIILLMVVTLIPDFHIKEMMPIFGNGLLPPILGSIVPASWYSQFFIISFLFPFLTKKDLGMKWSLFSVTVVLLTTLAINVPVLLTFGSLTTSFNYPFLVAVRYIALSDFIEHIESLLMAIWIMGIYIKISIIYYLVTIGTAQIFKLDDYRTLIIPMGFLIILGSIWVSPNFQEMNHALSTTIPFFALFMQVVVPALLLIVVMIKGRLKR from the coding sequence ATGATCGAGAAGGGTAAAATATCCCCCCAGCAAATGGCGCTCATTATGCATCCGACAATTCTATCTACGGCAGCGCTCATTGTACCCTCTATTACAATGAGACAGGCAGGCTCAGATATGTGGATATCACCAATCCTGTCTTCGTTTGTCGGCTACCTAACTGTTTATATTTTGTACCGCTTGCACACCCAATTTCCAAGCGATACGTTTGTGCAATATGTTCCAAAAATTTTGGGGAAATATGTAGGATTATCGATTTCCATAATGTACCTTGTAGCTATTTTCTATTCCAATAGTCTAACAATTAGAGAATATGGCGAGTTTATCACTGGTAATTTTTTAAATAACACACCAATGATCATTGTCGTCATTGCAATTATTTCCGTGTGTGCTTATGCGTTATATGAAGGTTTGGAAGTCATCGCAAGATCCACACAAATTATGGTTCCTATTGCTATTTGTATCATTCTCCTCATGGTGGTTACCTTAATCCCAGACTTTCATATTAAAGAAATGATGCCCATCTTCGGAAATGGGTTGTTGCCACCGATACTAGGATCTATCGTGCCCGCATCATGGTATTCCCAGTTTTTCATCATTTCCTTTTTATTTCCTTTTCTAACGAAAAAGGATTTGGGAATGAAATGGAGTTTGTTTAGTGTAACCGTCGTTTTGCTCACCACGTTAGCCATTAATGTACCAGTTTTACTCACCTTTGGTTCACTAACAACTTCCTTTAATTATCCATTTCTAGTTGCTGTTCGTTATATAGCTCTTTCTGATTTTATTGAACACATCGAATCCCTATTGATGGCTATTTGGATTATGGGTATCTATATAAAAATTTCGATCATTTATTATTTAGTCACCATTGGAACCGCTCAGATCTTTAAGCTGGATGATTACCGTACCTTAATTATACCAATGGGTTTTCTAATCATCCTCGGCAGCATTTGGGTGTCGCCTAATTTCCAGGAAATGAATCATGCTTTGAGCACGACGATACCCTTCTTCGCCTTATTCATGCAAGTCGTTGTCCCAGCTCTTCTTCTAATTGTGGTAATGATAAAGGGGAGACTCAAGCGATGA